In the Helicoverpa armigera isolate CAAS_96S chromosome 15, ASM3070526v1, whole genome shotgun sequence genome, one interval contains:
- the LOC110379738 gene encoding uncharacterized protein LOC110379738: MHRSQSSFLRACSVQALEDYDTPRAPLLRQVSLDEERRDECQGHWRGPELQGEEEERGVRLFRALLLQHLRLERLRPPPCFVAPARPDQRGWWMYWRDWRSLERAARRFRETKARARLAAEAEHISLLSLDEVEFEDIMQELCQACVHTEQRALVVLAFLCEVCARAVRVGGWCRAVDWAAKHVAQCATPWAIRHGGWSTVVERAGGARRDETTLLAGAALAALLAFLLFCRARLRTALL, encoded by the exons ATGCATCGGTCACAGTCGTCGTTTTTGAGGG CATGCAGTGTCCAAGCTCTAGAAGATTACGACACACCAAGAGCTCCATTACTTCGTCAAGTATCACTAGACGAGGAGCGTCGGGACGAGTGCCAGGGTCACTGGCGAGGGCCTGAACTGCAAGGAGAGGAGGAGGAGAGAGGAGTGCGGCTGTTCAGAGCTCTGCTGCTGCAGCACTTGAGGCTGGAGAGGCTGAGGCCGCCGCCGTGTTTTGTGGCTCCGGCGAGGCCTGATCAGAG AGGATGGTGGATGTACTGGCGCGACTGGCGCTCCCTGGAGCGAGCGGCGCGAAGGTTCCGAGAGACGAAGGCACGAGCCCGCCTGGCTGCAGAGGCAGAACACATATCCCTGCTGAGCCTCGATGAGGTCGAGTTTGAGGATATCATGCAGGAACTTTGTCAG GCCTGTGTCCACACAGAACAAAGAGCACTGGTAGTGCTAGCGTTCCTCTGCGAGGTATGCGCCCGCGCAGTCAGAGTGGGGGGCTGGTGCAGAGCAGTGGATTGGGCCGCCAAGCACGTGGCTCAGTGCGCCACACCCTGGGCCATCAGGCATGGTGGATGG aGTACAGTTGTAGAACGTGCAGGCGGTGCCCGTCGCGATGAGACGACACTACTTGCCGGCGCGGCGCTCGCTGCGTTACTGGCTTTCCTACTGTTCTGCCGCGCGCGCCTACGCACTGCGCTTTTGTAA